The segment GTCACCGAACTGCAAGCCGCGGCCCAGTGACGATGAAGACCGCAAGACCCAGCCTGCTCACACGGCGGCAGCTGCTGGCGGGCGCCGCCGCCCTGCTCGCCCCCGCCCTGGTGCAGGCCACCGGTTCGGCGGCGCCCCTGGTCGAGATCTGGAAGGATCCGGACTGCGGCTGCTGCCAGGACTGGGTGCTGCATCTGCAGGCCGCCGGCCTGCGCACCCGGGTGGATGATGTGGGCAATGCCGCCATGCGCAAACGCCTGGGCATAGACCTCAAATACGGCTCCTGCCACACCGCCCGGGTGGGCGGCTATGCCCTCGAAGGCCATGTGCCGGCGCGCGAGATCCTGCGCCTGCTCAAGGAGCGGCCCCAGGCCCTGGGCCTGGCCGTGCCCGGCATGCCCATAGGCTCACCGGGCATGGACGGTCCGGTCTATGAAGGACGCCGCGATGCCTACGAGGTGCTTTTGCTGGGCCGGGACGGCAGCGCCCGCGTCTACCAGCACTACCCCAAGGGCGGGGTCGCGGCACGCATCAGGATCTGATGCGCTCAGAGGCTGCCGGCCGCCTCGGGCGGCAGCAGCAGCTGCTGCACCTGCTGACGGTGCAGGCCCTGCACGGCCGGCGCCAGGGCGCTGAGCCGGCCATAGTCCATGGCCGGCAGGCGCGGGCTGCGCGCGAATTCGGCGGCGAAGCGGTGCACCGCCTCGGCCTGGGCCTCGGCGCTGCCGGCCGAGTCGCCCAGCTTGCGCGCCTGGTCCAGGCGCTGGCCCAGGGCCTGACGGGCGCGCTGCACGCGGGCCTGGGCATCCAGCACCTGGACCAGGCTGCGGCGCTGGGCCTCGGGGCCGTCCAGCTTCCAGCCCTGGGGAGCCAGGGCCTCGGGTGCCGGGTCCAGCACCGCGCGCACCATCTGGCCGCTGGGGAAGCGCTTGCCATCGCCGCGCAGGGCCAGGCCCTCGCGCAAGGCCGGCCAGGCCGATTCCTCCACGCTGAACTGCAGCTCGCCGCCCTGGGTCTCCACCCGCAGGCCGGTGGGTGCCAGCGCGCGTTGCAGGCTCTGCAGGGCCGGCTGCAGGCCGCGACCGTCCAGCGGCACCAGCAGCGGCCGCGGCTGGCCCGGCAGGGACAGGCGCAGGGTTTCGCTGCCCTCGGAGGCGAGGCTGTTCATGTCCAGACCGCGCAGCCGGAAGCGCTGGCGCGCGCTCTCGCCCTCGGGCGCGGGCAGCAGCCGGGCATCCAGCTGGCCACCGGCCTCGGCCGCGCGCTGGGCCCAGAGCTGGCGCAGGGTGTCGAGCTGGGGCTGCAGGGATGCTCCCTCCCCCTGCGGCCGGGCCAGCTGCTGGCTCAGGCCGCTTTTGAGCTGCTGCAGGCTGGCGCCCAGACGCTCCAGATAGTCCTGGCCCTGCTGCAGGGCGCCCAGCTGCTGCTGCAGGCCCGGCTCGCGCAGAGCGTTCGCCAGGGTGTTGCGCGGGCCGCCGCGCGGCGCCTGATCGTAGGCCCGGGCCGTGCCGGCAGCGCGTTCGGGCGCCGGCACGCGCTGCACCGGCGCCACCGCGCTGGTGCGCTGGGCAGCGTCGCTGCCGCCCAGGGTAGTGGCGGTGCTGCGCGTCGGGGTCTGGATGGGCGGGGTGTTCAGCAAGGCGGGCCGGGGTGTAGAGGGATCAGAGAACGTTGAACAGGCTCAGGGTGCTGACCTTGGCATAGGCTTTCTGCGTGGCCTGCACGGCGACCGTGTAGCCATTCAGGCGCACCGCGGCCTCGGAGTAGTCCAGGGCGCCCAGATCCAGCGAGGCCTGCTGGTTGGACAGGCTCACCGAGGCGTGGCTGTCGTCCAGGGTGTTCAGGATGTTCTGGCGGCGGCCCAGATCGGCCACATGGGCGGAGATGCCGTTGAGGGCCAGATCCAGATCACCCAGCGGGGCGCTGCCGATGCGGGTGCCGGCCGAGAGGTCGGCCACCACCTGGTCGAGCTTGTTCAGATAGTCGTAGAAGGTTTCCAGCGAGACATTGCCGGCCACCGTGATGTCGGTACCCACCGAAACCTGCTGCTGCTCGTCATTGACGCCGGCCCCGGCGCTGTAGCGGCCGCCCACTGCGGCGGCGGCGTTGAAGACCACGGTGTCGCTCAGCGTGGCGGTGCCGGAGAAGATGAAGCGGCCCTCGGCGTTCTTGCTATTGGCCACATGGAAGAGGCTGTCGCGCAGGGTGGCCAGCGAGGCCGACATGGCCTTCAGATCTTCGGGCGTGTTGCTGCCGTCGGCCGCCCAGACCAGCAGATCGCGGGCCATGCCCAGGTCCTGTTCCATGCTGCCCAGGATGGCCTCGCTATTGCGCAGGCGCGCCTGCAGCGCGCCGATATTGTTGCGGTACTGGCCCAGGGCCGATTCCTCGCGCGCCAGGCGGGCCAGGCGCACGGTGGCGATGGTGTCGTCCGAGGGCACCTGCACGCGCTTGCCCGAGGCCAGCTGCTGCATCACCTGCGTGAGCCCGCTGTTGGCGGTCTGCAGGGCGGTGTTCATGGTGGCGTGGTACTGATTGCTGGCGATGCGCATATGGGGCTCCTTGCTCGCGGTCAGGCCATGGCCAGCAGGCTGTCGAAGAGCTGGTTGGCCACAGCCACCACCTTCATATTCGCCTCGTACATCTGCTTGTACTGCATCAGGCTGATGGCCTCTTCGTCGCTGTTGACGCCGCTGGTGGACTTCCAGTTCTCCTCGGACTGATCGCGCACCGTCTGCGCCGTCTTCTGGCCGGCGATGTTCTGCTGGCTCTGCACGCCCAGCTTGCCGACCAGCTGGGTGAACACATCGCCCAGCTTGGTGCCGCCCACATTCACGCTGTCGCGCAGCGCGATCAGCTTGCCCAGGTTCTCGCTATTGCCGGCCGCGCTGCCGGTCTTGGCGAAGGCCAGTTGCTGGGGCTTGAGCGCGCTGTTGATGCTGACGCGGCCGTCCGCGCCCACCGGGGCGAACAGGGCAGCCCCCGGATTGCCGGCCATGTCCTGGCCGGCGGCCAGCTGGCTGTTCACGGCGGTGACCAGGCCATCGGCCAGGTCGCGCAGCTGGGTCTGCATGGGTGCGACCACGCTGCGCATGAACTCGCGCAGACCGCCCAGCTGGCCGGCCAGCTCGGACTCCTTGACCTCGAAACTGCTGCCCGAGAACTGCAGCATCATCACGCCGGTGGCGGTGTTGATGTCCACGCTGCCGGCCTCGGAGCCGATCACCAGGGGCTGGCCGTTCTTCATGGAGACGCTGGCGCTGCCATCGGGTTGCTCCACCACCTGCAGGCCCACCAGGCTGGACAGGGCGTCGATGCGCTGCTCGCGCGCATCCTGCAGGCCCGAGACATTGATGCCGGTGGCGCGGCCGGCGGCGATCTGCTTGTTCAGCAGGGCGATGTCGGCGGCGTAGCCATTGATCTGCTTGGCGGCGGCGGACTGCTGCTCATTGACCGCGCGGGTCTGGGTGCTCAGCAGCTGCTGCATGCTGTTGAAGCGGCGGGCCAGGCTTTCGGCCGTGGTCAGCACCTGGGAGCGCAGGGGCACCGAGTCGGGCTCCACGCTGGCGGCATTGAGCGCGGCAAAGAAGGCATCCATGCCCTGGTTGATATTGGCCGTGTCGTCGGCCATCACCTGCTCGAGCTGGTTCAGATAGGGCTGGGCCGCGCTGTAGTGGCCCAGATTGCTGGCCGCCTGCCACATCTGCTGAGACTTGTAGCCGTCGGCAAAGCGCAGCAGGCCCGAGACCTGCACGCCCGCCCCGGCGCTGCCCTGGCCGCGGGCGCCGGAGAGCACCGAGTTCAGCAGCACGCCCTGGCGGGTGTAGCCCGGGGTCATCGCATTGGCGATGTTCTGGCTGTTGGTGCTGAGGGCCGCCTGGGCGGCGATGGCGCCCGACAGGGCATTGTTGATGAGGCTCATGGCTGTGCGGCGCGGGGCGCTTGCGAGCCGTCGGGGCCCGCTTCAGAAGAAGAAGGCGACCCGGCGGGCGCCGCACTTAAACCCACACTGGGCAAGACCTGCTTGAGCATCAGGTCGGCAATGCCAAAGGCGCGCTGGCCGGCCATGGCGTCGGCCACCAGGCCGTCGGCCAGGTCCAGCATGT is part of the Shinella sp. XGS7 genome and harbors:
- the flgK gene encoding flagellar hook-associated protein FlgK yields the protein MSLINNALSGAIAAQAALSTNSQNIANAMTPGYTRQGVLLNSVLSGARGQGSAGAGVQVSGLLRFADGYKSQQMWQAASNLGHYSAAQPYLNQLEQVMADDTANINQGMDAFFAALNAASVEPDSVPLRSQVLTTAESLARRFNSMQQLLSTQTRAVNEQQSAAAKQINGYAADIALLNKQIAAGRATGINVSGLQDAREQRIDALSSLVGLQVVEQPDGSASVSMKNGQPLVIGSEAGSVDINTATGVMMLQFSGSSFEVKESELAGQLGGLREFMRSVVAPMQTQLRDLADGLVTAVNSQLAAGQDMAGNPGAALFAPVGADGRVSINSALKPQQLAFAKTGSAAGNSENLGKLIALRDSVNVGGTKLGDVFTQLVGKLGVQSQQNIAGQKTAQTVRDQSEENWKSTSGVNSDEEAISLMQYKQMYEANMKVVAVANQLFDSLLAMA
- a CDS encoding DUF411 domain-containing protein, whose product is MKTARPSLLTRRQLLAGAAALLAPALVQATGSAAPLVEIWKDPDCGCCQDWVLHLQAAGLRTRVDDVGNAAMRKRLGIDLKYGSCHTARVGGYALEGHVPAREILRLLKERPQALGLAVPGMPIGSPGMDGPVYEGRRDAYEVLLLGRDGSARVYQHYPKGGVAARIRI
- the flgL gene encoding flagellar hook-associated protein FlgL; this encodes MRIASNQYHATMNTALQTANSGLTQVMQQLASGKRVQVPSDDTIATVRLARLAREESALGQYRNNIGALQARLRNSEAILGSMEQDLGMARDLLVWAADGSNTPEDLKAMSASLATLRDSLFHVANSKNAEGRFIFSGTATLSDTVVFNAAAAVGGRYSAGAGVNDEQQQVSVGTDITVAGNVSLETFYDYLNKLDQVVADLSAGTRIGSAPLGDLDLALNGISAHVADLGRRQNILNTLDDSHASVSLSNQQASLDLGALDYSEAAVRLNGYTVAVQATQKAYAKVSTLSLFNVL